The Hymenobacter sp. 5317J-9 genome has a window encoding:
- the lysA gene encoding diaminopimelate decarboxylase — protein MSAINDALRAAADQFGTPLYVYNAATITRQYEKLKNAFTGHKTRFFYACKALSNVSILRHIHSLGSGLDCVSINEVKLGLHVGFAPDDILFTPNSVTFEELVEAKELGVNLNIDNISLLERFGATFGSSYPVCVRLNPHIEAGGNYKIQTGHIDSKFGISIHQMRHLERVVKGTGLHVRGLHMHTGSEIKDVGVFMRALEILFDAATRFPELEFLDLGSGFKVPYKPGDPETDVNALGTQVAAAFKSFEKEYGRELECWFEPGKYLVSESGYLLVNVAVVKQTTATVFAGVNSGFNHLIRPMFYDSYHHISNLTNPKGTERLYTVVGNICETDTFAWDRLLPDIRENDLLAFHNAGAYGFEMSSSFNSRTRPAEVLLDESGELRLIRKRQTFEDLLAGQVEAGVAQENAR, from the coding sequence ATGTCTGCTATCAACGATGCGCTGCGCGCCGCCGCCGACCAGTTCGGCACCCCTTTGTACGTGTATAATGCCGCCACCATCACGCGGCAGTACGAGAAGCTGAAAAACGCATTTACGGGGCATAAAACGCGCTTCTTTTATGCGTGCAAGGCGTTGAGCAACGTATCCATTCTGCGGCACATCCACAGCTTGGGCTCGGGGCTCGACTGTGTGAGTATCAACGAAGTGAAGCTGGGGCTGCACGTGGGCTTTGCGCCCGACGACATCCTGTTCACGCCCAACAGCGTGACGTTTGAGGAACTGGTGGAAGCCAAGGAGCTGGGCGTGAACCTCAACATCGACAATATCTCGCTGCTGGAGCGCTTCGGGGCCACGTTTGGCAGCTCCTACCCGGTGTGCGTGCGCCTGAACCCGCACATCGAGGCGGGCGGCAACTACAAGATTCAAACCGGCCACATCGACAGCAAGTTTGGCATTAGCATTCACCAGATGCGCCACCTCGAACGCGTGGTGAAGGGCACCGGCCTGCACGTGCGCGGCCTGCACATGCACACGGGCTCCGAAATCAAGGACGTGGGCGTGTTCATGCGCGCGCTGGAAATTCTATTTGACGCGGCCACGCGCTTCCCGGAGCTGGAGTTTCTAGATTTGGGTTCGGGCTTCAAAGTGCCCTACAAGCCGGGTGACCCCGAAACCGACGTGAACGCGCTGGGCACGCAGGTAGCCGCCGCCTTCAAGAGCTTTGAGAAAGAATATGGCCGCGAGCTGGAATGCTGGTTTGAGCCGGGCAAGTATCTGGTGAGCGAAAGCGGCTACCTGCTGGTGAACGTAGCGGTGGTGAAGCAAACCACGGCCACCGTGTTTGCGGGCGTCAATTCGGGCTTCAACCACCTCATCCGGCCCATGTTCTATGACAGCTACCACCACATCAGCAACCTCACCAACCCCAAGGGCACGGAGCGCCTGTATACCGTGGTGGGCAACATCTGCGAAACCGACACCTTTGCCTGGGACCGGCTGCTGCCCGACATCCGCGAAAACGACCTGCTGGCCTTCCACAACGCCGGCGCCTACGGCTTCGAGATGAGCAGCAGCTTCAACTCGCGCACCCGCCCGGCCGAAGTGCTGCTGGACGAAAGCGGCGAGCTGCGCCTCATTCGCAAGCGCCAGACGTTTGAGGACCTGCTGGCGGGGCAGGTCGAGGCCGGCGTGGCCCAGGAAAACGCGCGGTAA
- a CDS encoding pirin family protein, with amino-acid sequence MRTIKQQHRAINAPIADLVTYRALPTASVEYIDPFLFLNHHGPQVYRPNNNGLPFGPHPHRGFETVTFILEGDILHKDTGGHESVINAGGIQWMTAGSGLIHAEVSSEQFKQTGGPLEILQLWVNLPAKDKMVTPRYIGLQQDEIPTATLDGGVVVHAVSGEWAGTAGAVQPLADVALAWLELPAGSRVTLPVAAERNIFFYVVRGTVQVSGAEARARQLVEFNHDGDELALEATEAAVLLLGHALPFGEPVVSYGPFVMNTEAEIQQAYRDYQSGAFGVWNG; translated from the coding sequence ATGCGCACCATCAAGCAGCAGCACCGGGCCATCAATGCCCCCATTGCCGACCTCGTCACGTACCGGGCGCTGCCCACGGCGTCGGTGGAGTATATCGACCCGTTTCTGTTTTTGAACCACCACGGCCCGCAGGTGTACCGGCCCAACAACAACGGCTTGCCCTTCGGGCCGCACCCGCACCGCGGGTTCGAGACGGTGACGTTTATTCTGGAGGGCGACATTCTGCACAAGGACACCGGTGGGCACGAAAGCGTGATAAACGCCGGCGGCATTCAGTGGATGACGGCGGGGAGCGGGCTGATTCACGCCGAAGTGTCGTCGGAGCAATTCAAGCAGACCGGCGGGCCGCTCGAAATCCTGCAGCTGTGGGTGAACCTGCCGGCCAAAGACAAGATGGTGACGCCGCGCTACATCGGCCTGCAGCAGGACGAGATTCCGACCGCGACGCTGGACGGCGGCGTGGTCGTTCACGCCGTATCGGGCGAGTGGGCGGGCACCGCCGGGGCCGTGCAGCCGCTGGCCGACGTGGCCCTGGCCTGGCTGGAACTGCCGGCCGGTAGCCGTGTCACGCTGCCCGTGGCCGCCGAGCGCAACATTTTCTTCTACGTGGTGCGCGGCACGGTGCAGGTGAGCGGCGCCGAAGCCAGGGCCCGTCAACTGGTTGAGTTCAACCACGACGGCGACGAGCTGGCCCTCGAAGCAACGGAGGCGGCTGTGTTGCTGCTGGGCCACGCGCTGCCGTTTGGTGAGCCGGTGGTGAGCTACGGCCCGTTTGTGATGAACACCGAAGCCGAGATTCAACAGGCTTACCGCGACTACCAAAGCGGGGCATTTGGCGTCTGGAACGGGTAG
- a CDS encoding Gfo/Idh/MocA family oxidoreductase → MFQDNPTAPAATDSESRYDESRRQFINHAGRGLLAVGVAGALPVAAAEAAATSDAGMPPVTGPLDIKLPPLEAATDPKGSEPFNPDAPERRVGYALVGLGHLTLNEILPAFGQSKHAKPVALVSGDPEKMRKVAQQYGIKPSSCYSYQTYDQLKDNPEVEVIYIVLPNSMHHEFTLRGAKAGKHILCEKPMANSVKECEEMIEACKKASKKLMIAYRIQYEPLNRMAMQLLRDKTYGKPKLMQMVNNQNQAHDQQWRHKKALAGGGALPDIGLYCLNTTRFLLGEEPTEVSAQIYTTPGDARFKEVEENVTFTMRFPSGVLSQCMTGYGTFNSKSYMVHCEEGTIKMDPAFSYQGLHQERVRAPKGKQLKETPNDPQKDQFALELDHMAECVRQNKTPYTPGEEGLQDQRIMEAIYQSAKENKPVKLPVVSKLDAFRGSPPQEQEA, encoded by the coding sequence ATGTTTCAAGACAACCCTACCGCGCCCGCTGCTACCGATTCGGAATCGCGCTACGACGAGTCGCGCCGCCAATTCATCAACCACGCGGGGCGTGGCCTGCTGGCCGTGGGCGTGGCCGGCGCCCTGCCCGTGGCGGCCGCCGAAGCCGCTGCGACCTCCGATGCTGGGATGCCGCCCGTGACCGGCCCGCTCGACATCAAGCTGCCACCATTGGAAGCTGCCACCGACCCGAAAGGCTCGGAGCCCTTCAACCCCGACGCGCCCGAGCGCCGCGTGGGCTACGCACTGGTGGGCCTGGGCCACCTCACGCTGAACGAGATTCTGCCCGCTTTCGGCCAGAGCAAGCACGCCAAGCCAGTGGCCCTGGTGAGCGGCGACCCCGAAAAGATGCGCAAAGTGGCCCAGCAGTACGGCATCAAGCCCAGCAGTTGCTACTCCTACCAGACCTACGACCAGCTCAAGGACAACCCCGAGGTGGAGGTGATTTACATCGTGCTGCCCAACTCCATGCACCACGAGTTCACGCTGCGGGGCGCCAAGGCCGGCAAGCACATTCTCTGCGAAAAGCCCATGGCCAACTCGGTCAAAGAGTGCGAGGAGATGATAGAAGCCTGTAAAAAGGCGAGTAAAAAGCTCATGATTGCCTACCGCATTCAGTACGAGCCGCTGAACCGCATGGCCATGCAGCTGCTGCGCGACAAAACTTACGGAAAGCCCAAGCTCATGCAGATGGTGAATAACCAAAACCAGGCCCACGACCAGCAATGGCGCCACAAAAAGGCCCTGGCCGGCGGCGGGGCCCTGCCCGACATCGGCCTGTACTGCCTCAACACCACCCGCTTCCTCTTGGGCGAGGAGCCCACCGAGGTATCGGCCCAGATATACACCACGCCCGGCGATGCCCGCTTCAAGGAAGTGGAGGAGAACGTGACGTTTACCATGCGCTTCCCCAGCGGCGTGCTTTCGCAGTGCATGACGGGCTACGGCACCTTCAACAGCAAGAGCTACATGGTGCACTGCGAGGAGGGCACCATCAAGATGGACCCGGCCTTTAGCTACCAGGGCCTGCACCAGGAGCGGGTGCGCGCCCCCAAAGGCAAGCAGCTGAAGGAAACGCCCAACGACCCGCAGAAAGACCAGTTTGCCCTGGAGCTCGACCATATGGCCGAGTGCGTGCGCCAGAACAAAACGCCCTACACGCCCGGCGAAGAAGGCCTGCAGGACCAGCGCATCATGGAAGCCATCTACCAATCGGCTAAGGAAAACAAGCCCGTGAAACTGCCAGTGGTGAGCAAGCTGGATGCCTTCCGGGGCTCGCCACCGCAGGAGCAGGAGGCGTAG
- a CDS encoding ExeM/NucH family extracellular endonuclease, with product MIKLSTASRGAVLTIFLAAAGTQARAQTVTPIGTIQTSGVLAMAGTYTVEGIVTAVYPGLSPAGFYVQNDAATADGDPTTSDALYVVQSSPTVAAGTRVRITGAVQEMPTTPSFNQAVLTSPIITVLATGQNLPPFTLLNNATFAIADAEAFEGMLVQFSAPVTVSDVATLKSRGELNISTRGLVYQPTQYVDPNDDPASGTSSTGTTNVPAVTAYQAANVQKSLLLDDGLAATNPSPTPYLDAATGTVRVGSTLASLRGIMGYGSSKWRIQPLPGANAPVVTTVRPPVPTFSPLSVKLASFNVLNYFNGDGAGGGFPTSRGALTLADFNRQRAKIITAIAQMNADVVGLIEIENDGTGPNSAIQDLVNGLNQVMGPGTYAIINDGVLRQPNNTDLIHCAIIYKPAAVTPYGNVLLASVTGVFERPPVAQLFITTRTAARDTFALVVNHLKSKASGSGANADQGDGQGASNLRRKQQATALVQFINGAVLPAGTRYVVSVGDYNANYEEDPMDILRAAGFVLGSPASSASYVFSGLSGSLDHAVLTPSLLGHAAVEKWHINAAEPEFLEYDVAGAATDITSPFRSSDHDPVLIGLNFGGVVTAAARPAAGVQVEVFPNPAAAGFSLRITGLAPTEALTLDVVSALGQRVLALHGPAAELQAETGRRTAAFQPGAYLLHLRGAGFSQTLRVVKQ from the coding sequence ATGATAAAGCTTTCTACCGCCTCGCGTGGGGCTGTTCTCACGATATTTCTGGCCGCGGCCGGCACCCAGGCCCGGGCTCAAACCGTCACCCCCATCGGCACCATTCAAACCAGCGGCGTACTGGCCATGGCGGGTACCTATACCGTCGAGGGCATCGTGACGGCCGTGTACCCCGGCCTGAGCCCGGCCGGCTTCTACGTGCAGAACGACGCCGCTACCGCCGACGGCGACCCGACCACTTCCGACGCCCTGTACGTGGTGCAATCTTCCCCCACGGTGGCGGCCGGCACGCGCGTGCGCATCACCGGCGCCGTGCAGGAAATGCCCACCACGCCCTCGTTCAACCAGGCCGTACTCACCAGCCCCATCATCACGGTATTGGCCACGGGCCAGAACCTGCCGCCTTTCACGCTGCTGAACAATGCCACCTTCGCCATTGCCGATGCCGAAGCGTTTGAAGGCATGCTGGTGCAGTTTTCGGCGCCGGTCACGGTGTCCGATGTGGCCACGCTGAAGTCGCGCGGCGAGCTCAACATCTCGACCCGGGGCCTGGTGTACCAGCCCACGCAGTATGTAGACCCCAACGACGACCCGGCCAGCGGCACCAGCAGCACCGGCACCACCAACGTGCCCGCCGTGACCGCCTACCAAGCCGCCAACGTGCAGAAGTCGCTGCTGCTCGACGACGGCCTGGCCGCCACCAACCCCTCGCCCACGCCCTACCTCGACGCCGCTACCGGCACCGTGCGCGTGGGCAGCACCCTTGCCAGCCTGCGCGGCATCATGGGCTACGGTTCCAGCAAATGGCGCATCCAGCCGCTGCCGGGGGCCAACGCCCCGGTGGTGACGACGGTGCGCCCGCCGGTGCCTACGTTCAGCCCGCTCTCGGTGAAACTGGCCAGCTTCAACGTGCTCAACTACTTCAACGGCGACGGCGCGGGCGGCGGCTTTCCCACCTCGCGCGGGGCCCTGACCCTGGCCGATTTCAACCGCCAGCGCGCCAAAATCATCACGGCCATTGCCCAGATGAACGCCGACGTGGTGGGCCTGATTGAGATTGAAAACGACGGTACCGGGCCCAACTCGGCCATCCAGGACCTGGTGAACGGGCTGAACCAGGTGATGGGCCCTGGCACCTACGCCATCATCAACGACGGCGTGCTGCGCCAGCCCAACAACACCGACCTCATTCACTGCGCCATCATTTACAAGCCCGCGGCCGTGACGCCCTACGGCAACGTGCTGCTGGCCAGCGTCACGGGCGTGTTCGAACGCCCGCCGGTGGCTCAGCTATTCATCACGACCCGCACGGCGGCACGCGACACGTTTGCGCTGGTCGTTAACCACCTCAAGTCGAAAGCCAGCGGCAGCGGCGCCAATGCCGACCAGGGCGACGGCCAGGGTGCCAGCAACCTGCGCCGCAAGCAGCAGGCCACGGCCTTGGTGCAGTTCATCAACGGCGCGGTGCTGCCCGCCGGCACACGCTACGTGGTGAGCGTGGGCGACTACAACGCCAATTACGAAGAAGACCCCATGGACATTCTGCGGGCGGCCGGCTTCGTGCTGGGCAGCCCGGCCAGCAGCGCGTCCTACGTCTTCAGCGGCCTGAGCGGCTCGCTCGACCACGCCGTGCTCACGCCCAGCCTGCTGGGTCACGCAGCCGTAGAAAAGTGGCACATCAACGCCGCCGAGCCCGAATTTCTGGAATACGACGTGGCCGGCGCCGCCACCGACATCACCAGCCCCTTCCGCTCTTCCGACCACGACCCCGTGCTCATCGGGCTGAATTTCGGTGGCGTGGTAACGGCGGCCGCCCGGCCTGCGGCGGGCGTGCAGGTAGAGGTTTTTCCCAACCCCGCCGCCGCCGGCTTCAGCCTACGGATAACGGGCTTGGCCCCCACCGAGGCCCTGACGCTGGACGTGGTGTCGGCACTGGGCCAGCGGGTGCTGGCGCTGCATGGCCCGGCCGCCGAGCTGCAAGCTGAAACCGGCCGGCGCACGGCTGCTTTTCAGCCAGGGGCCTACTTGCTGCACCTGCGCGGCGCTGGCTTCAGCCAGACGCTGCGGGTGGTGAAGCAGTAG
- a CDS encoding pentapeptide repeat-containing protein: MKPARRKPVALRKPDRFSEDNVAVGWDARHLLGHTEFDEYRFVNCDFSGADFSRLRFSECLFEHCNLSTVRLAGTALQNVAFADCKLLGLQFAACRDMLFGVHFDQCQLRYASFAGRTLPGTRFVGCGLEEADFADADLTGAVFQDCALSGAVFQNTRLTGADFTTASDFVIDPETNPLQGAKFTLQGLVGVVAKFGLVIE; encoded by the coding sequence ATGAAACCCGCCCGCCGCAAGCCCGTCGCCCTTCGCAAACCCGACCGATTTTCCGAGGATAATGTGGCCGTGGGCTGGGACGCGCGGCACCTGCTGGGCCACACCGAGTTCGACGAGTACCGGTTTGTGAATTGCGACTTCAGTGGGGCCGATTTCAGCCGGTTGCGGTTCAGCGAGTGCCTCTTTGAGCACTGCAACCTGAGCACGGTGCGGCTGGCGGGCACGGCCCTGCAAAACGTGGCCTTTGCCGATTGCAAGCTGCTGGGCCTGCAGTTTGCGGCCTGCCGCGACATGCTCTTTGGCGTGCACTTCGACCAGTGCCAGCTGCGCTACGCCTCCTTTGCGGGCCGCACCCTGCCCGGCACGCGCTTCGTGGGCTGCGGCCTGGAAGAAGCCGACTTCGCCGATGCCGACCTGACCGGCGCCGTATTCCAAGACTGTGCCTTGTCCGGGGCGGTGTTCCAGAATACCCGGCTGACGGGAGCCGACTTCACCACCGCCTCCGACTTCGTCATCGACCCCGAAACCAACCCGCTGCAAGGCGCCAAATTCACGTTGCAGGGCCTAGTGGGAGTGGTGGCCAAGTTTGGTTTGGTGATAGAATAA
- a CDS encoding LacI family DNA-binding transcriptional regulator, whose product MANRRASITDLAKTLGLSPSTISRALSDHDDVSEATKARVRQLAEELHYQPNQLAAALRRGRSNTLGVLVPHITGHFFPQVVHGIATEAAKLGFNVMICQSNEDSRQEQKNIDLLMNSQVEGILVSLANTTQSFGHFEAVRQQNIPLVFFDRVVEDFSGSNVSAVMIDDYQGAYQVVTHLIEQGCTRIAHFTGPLHLNIHKNRHQGYRDALQAHGLPIDDELIMFCEMSQKGGTQAMRQLLKLPQRPDAVFSSNDLAAIGAIQAVKSARLRVPKDVAVVGFSNEMFTMLTEPMLSSVDQRCEQMGKTAVQLLQKMLKSGPNRQGPPKPIVLKPKLLVRESSQKR is encoded by the coding sequence ATGGCCAATCGCCGCGCCTCCATCACTGACCTGGCCAAGACGCTGGGGCTTTCTCCCTCCACCATTTCGCGGGCCCTGAGCGACCACGACGACGTGAGCGAGGCCACCAAGGCCCGCGTGCGCCAGCTGGCCGAGGAGCTGCACTACCAGCCCAACCAGCTGGCCGCCGCCCTGCGCCGCGGCCGCAGCAACACGCTGGGCGTACTGGTGCCGCACATCACGGGGCACTTTTTCCCGCAGGTGGTGCACGGCATCGCCACCGAAGCCGCCAAGCTGGGCTTCAACGTGATGATTTGCCAAAGCAACGAAGACTCGCGCCAGGAGCAGAAAAACATCGACCTGCTGATGAACTCGCAGGTGGAAGGCATCCTCGTGTCATTGGCCAACACCACCCAGAGCTTCGGCCACTTCGAGGCCGTGCGCCAGCAGAACATTCCGCTGGTGTTTTTCGACCGCGTGGTGGAAGATTTCAGCGGCAGCAACGTGAGCGCCGTCATGATTGACGACTACCAGGGCGCCTACCAGGTGGTGACGCACCTCATCGAGCAGGGCTGCACCCGCATTGCCCACTTCACCGGCCCGCTGCACCTCAACATTCACAAAAACCGCCACCAGGGCTACCGCGACGCCCTGCAGGCCCACGGCCTGCCCATCGACGACGAGCTCATCATGTTCTGCGAGATGAGCCAGAAGGGCGGCACCCAGGCCATGCGCCAGCTTCTGAAGCTGCCCCAGCGCCCCGACGCCGTGTTTTCGAGCAACGACCTGGCGGCCATCGGCGCCATTCAAGCGGTGAAAAGCGCCCGTCTGCGCGTGCCCAAAGACGTGGCCGTGGTGGGCTTCAGCAACGAGATGTTTACCATGCTCACCGAGCCCATGCTGAGCAGCGTGGACCAGCGCTGCGAGCAAATGGGCAAAACGGCGGTGCAGCTGCTGCAAAAGATGCTGAAAAGCGGCCCCAACCGCCAGGGCCCGCCCAAGCCCATCGTGCTCAAGCCCAAGCTGCTGGTGCGGGAGTCGTCGCAGAAACGGTAG
- a CDS encoding MFS transporter, which yields MTPTTAPAPPKATLLTPFTIAIFRAVWIAGMVSNVGTWMQNVAGVWLVTTLTTSALLVALMQAATSLPAFLLSMPAGAMADMVDRRKLLLFTQGFMAVVAAILGALTLTGGISAYGVLGFTFLLGMGSALNSPIWQAVTTELVPRPVLPFAITLNGVSNNIARAIGPAIGGVIIAYYSAGWVFVLNGISFLGTWAVVYFWKREPTVTSGPAENFVGALRAGLRYVQYSPAIYGVLVRTFAFSFGAAAMWALVSVVIARKLHLSSGHYGVMLSWLGAGAVTGAFLMGRAGSRLNFNQRVLLGVLMFGVTNLALALVEQIYVLYAVMFLSGIAWLMVMTSFSTTVQLNVPKWVQARVISVYMLVFQAGLSLGSLVWGELADHLTLQTSLLIAAGWMVASALLAIPFPMRSAEGLNLDPAEHWPDPETDGHIDPDDGPVVIMIEYHVEPADWPAFRAATEQLTRLRLRDGALRAGVFADVAHPTRLTEFYYVATWGEHQRQHHRFTKEDQAVEARVLQFHSGPAAPRVTHFLAFPNTSNVEMATPMQTLESQR from the coding sequence ATGACGCCGACCACCGCCCCTGCCCCGCCCAAGGCCACCCTGCTTACGCCCTTCACCATTGCCATTTTCCGGGCCGTTTGGATTGCGGGCATGGTGTCGAACGTGGGCACCTGGATGCAGAACGTGGCCGGCGTGTGGCTCGTCACCACCCTCACCACCTCGGCCCTGCTGGTGGCCCTGATGCAGGCCGCCACCAGCCTGCCGGCCTTCCTGCTGAGCATGCCCGCCGGCGCCATGGCCGACATGGTGGACCGCCGCAAGCTGCTGCTGTTCACGCAAGGATTCATGGCGGTGGTGGCCGCCATTCTGGGGGCACTCACGCTCACGGGTGGCATTTCGGCTTACGGCGTGCTGGGGTTCACGTTCCTGCTGGGCATGGGCTCGGCCCTGAATTCGCCCATCTGGCAGGCCGTGACCACGGAACTGGTGCCGCGGCCCGTGCTGCCGTTCGCCATCACGCTCAACGGCGTGAGCAACAACATTGCGCGGGCCATCGGGCCGGCCATTGGCGGGGTCATCATTGCGTATTACTCGGCGGGCTGGGTGTTTGTGCTGAATGGCATCTCGTTTCTGGGCACCTGGGCGGTGGTGTATTTCTGGAAGCGCGAGCCCACCGTGACCAGCGGCCCGGCCGAAAACTTTGTGGGGGCGCTGCGGGCGGGGCTGCGCTACGTGCAGTATTCGCCGGCCATTTATGGGGTGCTGGTGCGCACGTTTGCGTTTTCGTTTGGGGCGGCGGCCATGTGGGCGCTGGTATCGGTGGTCATTGCCCGCAAGCTGCACCTGAGCTCGGGGCACTACGGCGTGATGCTGTCGTGGCTGGGCGCGGGGGCCGTCACGGGGGCTTTTCTGATGGGCCGGGCCGGCTCGCGGCTCAATTTCAACCAGCGGGTGCTGCTGGGCGTGCTCATGTTCGGCGTCACCAACCTGGCGCTGGCGCTTGTGGAGCAGATTTATGTGCTGTATGCGGTGATGTTCCTGTCCGGCATTGCCTGGCTGATGGTGATGACGAGCTTCAGCACCACCGTGCAGCTGAACGTGCCCAAGTGGGTGCAGGCGCGCGTCATCAGCGTGTACATGCTGGTGTTTCAGGCCGGCTTGTCGCTGGGCAGCCTGGTGTGGGGCGAACTGGCCGACCACCTCACGCTCCAAACTTCGCTGCTCATCGCGGCCGGCTGGATGGTGGCCAGCGCGCTGCTGGCCATTCCCTTCCCCATGCGCTCGGCCGAAGGCCTGAACCTAGACCCCGCCGAGCACTGGCCCGACCCCGAAACCGACGGCCATATCGACCCCGATGACGGCCCCGTGGTCATCATGATTGAATACCATGTGGAGCCCGCCGATTGGCCGGCCTTTCGCGCCGCCACCGAGCAGCTGACGCGCCTGCGCCTGCGCGACGGGGCCCTGCGCGCCGGCGTGTTTGCCGACGTGGCCCACCCCACGCGCCTCACCGAGTTTTATTACGTGGCCACCTGGGGCGAGCACCAGCGCCAGCACCACCGCTTCACCAAGGAAGACCAGGCCGTGGAAGCCCGGGTGCTGCAGTTTCACAGCGGCCCTGCCGCGCCGCGCGTGACGCACTTTCTGGCCTTTCCCAACACGTCGAACGTGGAAATGGCCACCCCCATGCAAACGCTGGAAAGCCAGCGGTAA
- a CDS encoding DUF433 domain-containing protein: MKFPAFPRITTHPSICNGQPTVRGLRYPVWQVLEWLASGATQAELLAAHPALEAEDFRACLTFAAERLKPLDRTPLTAEDQTSEEWLLSRQSQWLAEQEFLKQLWERNPGPGATDNFERVHAPK, from the coding sequence ATGAAATTCCCGGCTTTTCCACGCATCACCACGCATCCGTCCATTTGCAACGGGCAGCCCACCGTGCGCGGGCTGCGCTACCCCGTGTGGCAGGTGCTGGAGTGGCTGGCCAGCGGCGCTACCCAGGCCGAGCTACTGGCCGCGCACCCGGCGCTCGAAGCCGAAGACTTTCGCGCCTGCCTCACCTTCGCCGCCGAGCGCCTCAAGCCCCTCGACCGCACCCCGCTCACGGCCGAAGACCAGACGTCGGAAGAATGGCTGCTGAGCCGGCAGAGCCAGTGGCTGGCCGAGCAGGAGTTTCTGAAGCAGCTGTGGGAACGCAACCCCGGCCCGGGGGCTACCGATAATTTTGAGCGCGTGCACGCACCCAAATGA
- a CDS encoding HAD family hydrolase, which produces MTRFDSVIFDLDGTLWNASEAITRAFQAASSSVDYIENDVTLAQVQAVTGQPYTVVYERLFPKLPADKLDEYRALCARHELAAAVDHGGAPYPGLAETLRYLRGRGYRLFIVSNCQLGYVEAFFKHSGLGEFFEGHQCYGTKLLSKAENIREVVADYGLQAPVYVGDTPGDLAASQGAGVPFIFATYGFGQLSEAEAPTRIHQLADLQELL; this is translated from the coding sequence ATGACCCGATTCGATAGCGTCATTTTCGACCTCGACGGCACCCTGTGGAACGCCTCCGAAGCCATTACGCGGGCTTTTCAAGCAGCCAGCAGCAGCGTCGACTACATCGAAAACGACGTGACGCTGGCCCAGGTGCAGGCCGTGACTGGTCAGCCCTACACCGTGGTGTACGAGCGGCTTTTTCCTAAACTGCCCGCCGACAAGCTCGACGAATACCGCGCCCTTTGCGCCCGCCACGAACTGGCTGCGGCCGTCGACCACGGCGGCGCGCCCTACCCCGGTCTGGCCGAAACCCTGCGCTACCTGCGCGGCCGGGGCTACCGGCTGTTCATCGTCAGCAACTGCCAACTGGGCTACGTGGAGGCGTTTTTCAAACACAGCGGGCTGGGCGAGTTCTTCGAGGGCCACCAGTGCTACGGCACCAAGCTGCTTTCCAAGGCCGAGAACATTCGGGAAGTGGTGGCCGACTACGGCCTGCAAGCGCCCGTGTACGTGGGCGACACCCCCGGCGACCTCGCCGCCAGCCAGGGCGCGGGCGTGCCGTTCATCTTTGCCACCTACGGCTTCGGGCAGCTTAGTGAGGCGGAGGCGCCCACGCGCATCCACCAGCTGGCCGACCTGCAGGAGCTGCTCTGA